From the genome of Blautia pseudococcoides, one region includes:
- a CDS encoding sensor histidine kinase, producing MLSIYYYFIKRIVNLKIKKHYKSIVAIIIIEFIGIIYYQKIYVDTLVTELASSYYNFLMIVILLVVILAGYVTYKNVVEEKRVISLRTQMLERNYQELKKYYEKSRTLFHDYNAHITLLQKHLLKGNIDKALHFLEDILEPISQLERKLYSGNESIDIVLNYKIGEAMEKDILTEYDISIIDTSVYKISDEKLFIVLYNLLENAIEACEKVEKGKRWIYVKIHHINEMLKIQISNSFIIKPIYKNSKLITSKENKDLHGLGLDSAREVIEEYGGYFEYNYDSNIFYVNITIFR from the coding sequence ATGTTATCAATATATTATTATTTTATCAAAAGGATAGTAAATTTAAAAATAAAAAAGCATTACAAATCTATAGTAGCAATTATTATAATTGAATTCATTGGAATCATATATTATCAAAAGATATATGTAGATACATTAGTGACAGAACTAGCTTCATCATACTACAATTTTTTAATGATAGTTATCCTTTTAGTAGTTATATTAGCAGGTTATGTTACCTATAAAAACGTCGTAGAAGAAAAGAGAGTAATTTCATTAAGGACACAAATGTTAGAAAGAAATTATCAGGAATTAAAAAAGTATTATGAAAAATCTAGAACATTATTTCATGATTACAATGCACATATAACATTATTGCAAAAGCATCTACTAAAGGGAAATATAGATAAAGCATTGCATTTTCTAGAGGACATTCTTGAACCTATTTCACAATTAGAAAGAAAACTTTATTCTGGAAATGAATCAATAGATATTGTCTTGAACTATAAAATAGGTGAAGCTATGGAGAAGGATATTTTGACAGAATATGATATTTCCATTATTGATACGTCGGTATATAAAATTTCGGATGAAAAATTGTTTATTGTATTATATAATTTGTTAGAAAACGCAATTGAAGCATGTGAAAAAGTTGAGAAAGGAAAGCGTTGGATATATGTGAAAATTCATCATATAAATGAAATGCTTAAAATACAGATTAGCAATAGTTTCATCATTAAGCCCATATATAAAAATAGTAAACTTATAACTTCAAAAGAAAATAAAGACCTACATGGTTTAGGGTTAGATAGTGCGAGGGAAGTCATAGAAGAATATGGTGGTTACTTTGAATATAATTATGATTCCAATATTTTTTATGTAAATATTACTATTTTTAGATAA
- a CDS encoding LytR/AlgR family response regulator transcription factor: MMINIAIVDDDEEYLQEIQSIIKKFCYKKNILCNVNAFTCAQLLLYEIDEQKNYDIYFLDIEMSEVNGLELAKKIRKQDRISYIIFITSYIKYSLNAFDYNAYQYIMKSQIKQKLWYTLESIWKRMEEDKREYYTIITQNRYGKILFKDIFYIFKQQKYVIFKTRYNDVTLRDTLKNVYANLDSTEFIYIDKGYIVNIFHIMRLEHNIIFLRNGEELKVSRTYRDSVKEKIHQHWKWK; this comes from the coding sequence ATGATGATTAATATTGCTATAGTAGATGACGACGAAGAGTATTTACAGGAAATACAAAGTATAATAAAAAAATTTTGTTATAAAAAAAATATTTTATGCAATGTAAATGCTTTTACATGTGCACAATTACTTTTGTATGAAATAGATGAACAAAAAAACTATGATATATATTTTTTAGATATAGAAATGTCTGAAGTTAATGGCTTAGAATTAGCAAAGAAGATAAGAAAACAGGATAGGATCAGTTATATCATCTTTATAACATCTTATATAAAATATTCCTTAAATGCCTTTGATTACAATGCGTATCAATATATAATGAAAAGTCAGATTAAGCAAAAACTGTGGTATACCCTTGAGTCTATATGGAAAAGAATGGAAGAAGATAAACGTGAATATTATACTATAATTACGCAAAATCGATATGGAAAAATATTATTTAAAGATATTTTTTATATTTTTAAACAACAAAAATATGTAATATTTAAAACTCGCTATAATGATGTAACTTTAAGGGATACATTAAAAAATGTGTATGCTAACCTCGATTCAACTGAGTTTATATATATTGATAAAGGTTATATCGTAAATATTTTTCATATAATGCGATTAGAGCATAATATAATATTTTTGAGAAATGGAGAAGAATTAAAAGTAAGTAGAACTTATAGAGATTCAGTCAAGGAAAAGATTCATCAACATTGGAAGTGGAAATAA